Below is a genomic region from Prunus persica cultivar Lovell chromosome G3, Prunus_persica_NCBIv2, whole genome shotgun sequence.
tttgaaattttgctTACTGGTAGGCGTTTGGGATGCCGAAAGGTTGATCCGCAGAGAAGCAAATCCGATTGGAAGGAAGAGATGGGTGGTGGAGTTCCACAGGGTTTATGTGGGAGACTGAGACTGTCAAACGAAACGAAAATAAAGGAAAGTGAGAAGGTGAGGGGAATGGAGAAGACGAACCTGAAAAACTTGTCCGACAAGTAGTGGTACAGTTTGGGCCTTTCGTCCTGATGTGGCACAACTGAGCCCAGTAAGCCCATAATATTGAACGACACAAAACCGACCTTAACAAATACAATGTCGTTTTCCCATCTCTAATTAGCTACGTACCATGGCACTTTtaggttttaaaattttaatcttaattttatttagtaaGGGACATTTCTCTTACTAAAATTAAGAATCATTTGCACTGTTGGATTatgattaattataaaaaataaaaataaaaaggatttgTGTTTCGAATGGTTAAGAGTATTTTACCCATACATAAGGAGTGTTTGAGTCCTCTTTCTCCTATATCGCTTatgtttataataaaaaaaaatgactaatttaaaaattataaggaTATCacttatttaaaaataataataataaaaatattatagggATTGTCGAAAGAAACATATCCCCTATAGGCCTAAAATGGCTCGCCACATGAATACGGGATTCTTCCCCATTTTACGTAAGctcaaatttggggttttaaaCTCACTTCACTATTCACTTGTAAAAATGTGAACCACATAATCCATGTGACTAAACAACACAACATTTTTTACCCTATCTATAGTAATAGAAGAATAAATTAGAGGTAGgttttggaaaaaaagaaaaaaaaaacagaacaataACTATTCATGTGGACTAGCATATATAATACGCAATGCTCACCGATTGATGGgaattaagaaataaaatgtaAAGGTTAAGTGAAAAATTGCTTTGACTTGCAGACTAATTGTCTCAAGTTCAAACTTCTATGACACTTtaatagtgtgtgtgagaaacccccGTCTCCTTATAGTTTAAAGGGCTTCTAGATCTAGGTCCAAAATGATTAGCTACTGGGGCGGAGCTAGAATTGTAAAGTTAGGGGGGCTGAAAgtagaaaatacaagtatataaaATACTTGAGTATTCAATAATTACATGTTTAGAGctaaatatttctaatttagttaatctaatttgttttagagagaactttaacttaaattataagtagtttattacaaattctatatattatatataatataataaaggaGAGATAAAAAAACTGAGGGGCCAGGACCACTCCAGGCTTAGGAGTGGCTCCGCCATTGGGTTTAGTCCAcgtgtttttggttttagatgtAAGTCTTTTGACATTAATTACTTTTTTGGTTGTGTCGGTTTTACCCTTTAAGGTAAATAAGGAAACTAgcaattgtattaaaaaaaaatgtagagAAGATATGCAAAACTAGATTTCTTATTGAAtaatatgaaatgaaattacataaaaagaaagatcaatCACATAATCACAACCTTGTTTGTATTAGACTTTAAGCTATTATTAgtgcctgcctgcctgccttTGGTTTTGTGGGATTTATTTTACAACTATTGCATTGaccttttttgttctttccttgTACATTCAGATGAATCCATTAAAGAGAAAGATCATTTGCAAGTGGGAGTTACTTTGTCGTTTCAGGCAGCTGCTGCATCAGCTGGCTCAATCTCTAATTGCAAGCCTCTCCGGAATTGCACGAAAGGGTAAGCAAGTGGAGACTCatctggttttgttttccatcTGGTGCAGCAAGTGCATGCAGcagaaattaataattataatcAAACATTAGACAACATGATcatgtaaattaaattaaaagttaCCTATAACTGAGGACAAGATGATGAAGGAAGAATGCAATCACTACTTTAGCCAGTTCTGCTCCCGGACAGAGCCTCACTCCACCACCAAACACTGTCACTTTTTTGCTCATTTCTTTGAAATCTTCCTGcatatataaacaaataattaaataaataaatctcaaACATTTGTCACCATTgatattcaaaaaattaaaatcagaaGCTACATACTGCCCATCTGCAAGGATCAAACTGCGTGGGATTTTCGTGAAGAGCTTGATCCAAATGCGCCCCAGAAAAGATTGGAAGAACCTTCCATCCTGATGGTATGACAAACTCTGCACCAACAATAATCCAATAGTTAATAAACATCTTGATCATTAtgtcatttaattaattaagcaatagaaagacaaaataatTAACCTTTAAATTTCACGTCGACAAGAGCTTTTCTGTGCACAAATTTGACTACATTCCCACATCTCATAGCTTCATATATAACCTGCAGATTTTTTCAGTCCTTCAATTttccatataatatatatatacacacagtATAATTAACTAGCAGAACAGAACATCTaactttgaaagaaaattattacatAGTGGGAAAAATCCATTTTCTTGTAATCTTCCCAGTTCAAAAATTCCccatcttttttgttttgccttaTGCTCTGGTGTTCTTCCTGCAGAGATTTTGGACAAGATACGTGTGTATATATCAGCCATATACGCTGACTTATgcatgtagagagagagagagagagagagagagagagagagagagagagagagagaaagctcAGGGGGACAGGGGTTTGGTTTACCTTTAACTTGCGGAAAGCAATAGGCGCATGGGCAAGAAAGTAGACAATCAAGGACATAAGAGTAGCGGTTGTCTCGTAGCCTCCTAACATTATGTCCAACACAATGCTCACTATTTCTTCATCGTTTAGGCTCTGTTTTGATAATATCACATCCAAGAAGTCCTCTGTGTTTCTATTAACattcccttttcttctttcttccataATCTCTTTGACAGTGGAAGACAGCCTTACTCTAGCctgaagaaaaaaggtaattaTAATGTTTATATGGAGGAGGAGAGGCATGCAATGCTTGCTTATGTTGTCAGATTGTGAATTTAAACGGTTGACCGCGTTAAACGAATATGATTACCCTATATATGCATACTATGTCGTAGGTAGGTGCTTTAATTACCTTCACAGCCTTGGCATAAGAGGTCCCAGGGATATTTACTGGTAGAGAAACAAAGCCTGTCATGTAGGTTTCGAAGTCTTGCAATATCCTCGAGGCTACTGGCTCCTCTGGTTTAACACTTAGAAGGTGCTTCACCATAAGACTCAGTGTAAACTGTGTATTTGAATTGAATCACAAAATGCAGGCAGGCAGAGTCAGGCATTTATCAAACTTCTAATATAATTGAAGCAGGTTAAGAAGAAGATTAAGGCTGAGTTGTACATACAGCTTTAGCTTGTTTGTAGAAGGATACTTGTTTGCAGCCATTCCATGAATCCATCATTGAGATTGACAGCTTCTGAACCCAGTGAAGGAAATCGGGGGCCGACTTAGAGTTGGCAATGAAGCTGACAGCAATGCTTCTAAGCTTTCTATGAAGCTCTCCGGATATGGTGAGTAACGAATGCTTTCCAAGAATGCCATGGATGGCCTTGGGGTAGCTGGCTTGGAATAGCTTCTCTTCATTCTGAAGAATAAACATGTTGAGCTCAAGGTCACATGAAACTATGGTTGGTGAACCAAATAGATGCGATTTAAAAACCTTCCCATATCTGCATAAATAACCACAAGTAAACCATATCAAAAAACTATGaatgaaattaatttaattaattaccagTAAATTTTGTAAATTAGTGAAGAACAATGATCACCTAGAGCAATGCTGTTGCAAGAAGGTTCCCACAGAGTAAGTATAATGAGGCTTAAGGAAGTCAAGGGTCTCTCCAAGCCAAGGCCAACCCATGCTTCCAGGAGGCAAGTTTTTAGCAGGATTTTGATGATCATGTGTTGCAGAGAACTTTTGCACAAGAACACAAGCCAACAATATGGGTAGCCCTCCTAGCAGGAGAGCAAATAAAATAGGTGCTAAACCAACCATGATGTTTGatttgttctctttttctaAACAAAAGTATTTGACTTGTGACTCTAACCCCTTACaccttacatatatatataggacttTTCATTCCAGTCAGATTCTCTGTCTTACATTTTATATAGAAATTATTTAATGACCAAATCCGATAGTATCTGTCTTTCCGATTCTAATTAAGCCCGCGCATCcccccttttttaaaaaaatttctttgcaTTAGAAGCTTCCCTTTACTAGATTGGACATTGGagtagttttttcttttccaaacgATCAATTAACCGTTATGAATTGGTAACATATCAACAGCACTAAGTGCTAGATTTCTATAAATTTAATGCTCATGGAAGGCAAGAAATCGGTTTTGTTGATTTGGTTTGCCCCTTTCTTCCTAATCGATTATGAACCGAACCAAAGAGTctccggaaaaaaaagagaggtgtggtggtggtggtggtggtggtggtggttgctTGCTTACTAATCATGACAGTGTCTTCTAAAATGTGAATTAACAAGATAgacaattataatatataactGCTTTTCAAATGTCAAACACATTCCTCAACCTAAATAATCATGCCCTCCCTACAAAACAAACTCCAAAACTCTTTCATGTGACCCTCTTGTCTTTGAAGAATTTCCATGTATCTTTTACTTACTTGAGCTTGCTACAAACAAACACTAGCTTGTGGAACCAACCATAATGAAAGACTTGAAGAGTATAAAAAAATGGGTAGAGGTTCCCTAAAGGAAAAACAATGAGAGACACACTAGTATATGTAGACAACAAAAGCTtgaaatttttgaataagTTGGGTTTGATATGGATGTTTGGAGTCGAAAGCCGACCAAATTTGTGACCATTTGCCTTTTGTAATCATACCCATTTTACCaagacctaaaaaatgatACTTATTTTTCGGCTTTAGGTGGGTTTTAGGAGAAGAAAAAGCGGTACGGACCCTCATAAGAAGCAACACAAAAGAACTAGAGGGAGGCAAAGAGCAATGCAGTTTGTCTGGCCTTTACAGTGTGCATGGTGCACGTGCAATGGATTTGGGACCCCCTAATCAATTGGATGGTTGGCAATGGCATCTAGAAACCCTAATTAATAGCTGGATATCAGTTAGCATTGCAATCATGGCTAATTACTTTACTGTTGTTGTCTTAGTTACACTGATTAGGAAAGGGGGAAATGAATTCAAGATGTTTTCGAATGGCAAGTAGCTTGTAGCTCATATAGTTAAAAGCATTTGTTCATGCATCCGATGTTCTAGGTTCGATTTCCTCCTTCCTTAATATTACTTGTATAAAAACAATAGTCTCCGAATGaaatttacatatttatttgtattgtgtCTAATCTTTCAGGGCACCCTTTCGGAAAGATGAACTTTCTTGATGTAGTAATTATATAAACAAACCTCATTGCACGTTTGAGGATTTGAGCAGACAACTCATTATTATTCTTGTCTTTTTATTTGGGGCCTGctaaatatgaacaaaatcattattttttttattaaaaaaaaagaaagaagagatatTGGTAGGTAGGGCTTATCCACTCCATTATcacgaggaaaaaaaattgaaagaaaagtaTTAACAGAtaatgaaacaaataaaataaaaaattgggcTTTCTCACGAATACTTGGTCCATAGGAAGAAGAATACACGACCCAATAGAAGAC
It encodes:
- the LOC18782463 gene encoding cytochrome P450 724B1, encoding MVGLAPILFALLLGGLPILLACVLVQKFSATHDHQNPAKNLPPGSMGWPWLGETLDFLKPHYTYSVGTFLQQHCSRYGKVFKSHLFGSPTIVSCDLELNMFILQNEEKLFQASYPKAIHGILGKHSLLTISGELHRKLRSIAVSFIANSKSAPDFLHWVQKLSISMMDSWNGCKQVSFYKQAKAFTLSLMVKHLLSVKPEEPVASRILQDFETYMTGFVSLPVNIPGTSYAKAVKARVRLSSTVKEIMEERRKGNVNRNTEDFLDVILSKQSLNDEEIVSIVLDIMLGGYETTATLMSLIVYFLAHAPIAFRKLKEEHQSIRQNKKDGEFLNWEDYKKMDFSHYVIYEAMRCGNVVKFVHRKALVDVKFKEFVIPSGWKVLPIFSGAHLDQALHENPTQFDPCRWAEDFKEMSKKVTVFGGGVRLCPGAELAKVVIAFFLHHLVLSYRWKTKPDESPLAYPFVQFRRGLQLEIEPADAAAA